The DNA sequence GAAGGTTGAAAAGAACAAAACCAGAATAAACATCTCTATGATTACATAGAGTAAAGGGTATATGAAAATACTTTTTAATTCATTTGTTTAGAAGGAACaaactaaaaagttaaaaaGGAAAAGTAGATGTAAACATCTTAATTAGTTCAGATTATTCTGTCATAGTTATATTAGTACAACTAATATAACTTATTCTGTCATTGATAAAGAATAAATGAAAAGCAAAGAGAATACTTCCAATTTCATTTGTTCAGgagtaaattaaaatatgaagaGGAAAACATCTTcaatagtttattttattctgtCATTACTAAAGGATCAACAggaaatgaaagaagattattAAAGCTTATAAAACTTATTCAACGATAGACAATGAAAGAAAATTATAATGAAAttctatatggtagaaaataaacaaaccacaaaattacaaaaCTTGAATCTGTCAAAGTATAATCAGATAAGATAAAGATGATGATAGCCAAGTTATGTTGAGAATACGATTATCACCATTGGAATGGCTCCAGAATAAGATCAAGAAAAACAAGTACTCTATTTTTCCTACTCAAAAATCAGTTTTGTAACACAAAAAACATACCCAACAAACAATAGCATTGAGAACACTGAATTTTACTCTTAATTGAAGATCCATTTTTAATACGAATCAAAACAAAGAACAAAGCAACACAAACAGACTATTTCGTTTCAGTATTCAGATTTAGATATAATATCTTAATACATTTTAAAAGTTCACATGTCAAGTCATAGTTTTTTTTGGTGTAAATAAGTTTGATCTCTCAACTTTTGGCTATTTCAATTCAAAccttactttaattttttgctcTTCTTTAttgaaatttataatatttttgtacatTGTTTTGGTTATGGAACCAAAATTAGATAAATTGTTGTATCATagttatttaagtttaaataaatTAGCTGATCTTATAGTGAACATCTTATGTCTTTGCAGGGTCTTCTTAAACATTTTAGTGGCCTTGTTCTAATCTTAAAAATTTGGCCCTTACTAAAAATAATAGTATAATTAAAATCTAagttcaatttatttatttatttttttaggtagatcaagtttaaaaatttacttctagaagttttagttaaaaaaaaatatttcattcatatttgataattttttttaaaagaaataaaatcttgccattaatttatatatataatcgtgtgtgtattttttttttttctcttttgatattttcttttctttttttttttaaatgaaaaatttaaaattgaatagaaatatttaaatatatatgatgaaaaaaaatatttattaatcaatttttgaaacaactaaaagatattatatatatattccactATCAAACATATATTGAATGGAATATAAAagattgaaaataaataaataaatagtaaacTACCATAAATTGGAATAGATTCTAGGTATAAAGAGGTGggtcattaattaaaaaaataaaaaaaaataaactgaaaaggatttaaatttaaaaatgataaatattttAGCTTTTATTTAGTTAGGCCCTGTGCAAGGTTGGAACCTGTGCAATTGCACAACTTGCACAGGGTTAAAGCCGACCATGTGTCTTTGTCATAAAAATTTGGAGTTGTGTGGAGCAACAATGTGTAATCTGAAGGATTTAAAACTTGGGTCACTTCTCATGTTTATATCtgctatttaatattattatttgattccAATCAATgtggttttttttaatttctgtcTATTTATTTGGTCCTGTTTTGACCAGCTTGTTAATCTAATTTAGAGTTTTATCAGCCTTTTGTTGAATGACATTACTAACTATCATTAAGAACAACTTTTGAATTGTTGATATTTAATTTCAGTCGGTGGTTAGGTCATTGCATTTATTTGTCAATAAATTTGGTTTAGTGTAGTGTTAGCAAGCAATAATCATACAACAAAGTTCTGGTGCAGAATTAACATGTCATACATTAACAATTCATCTTTAACTATTCTTGAGTTTAATTTATGCAATTATATGAAGACTCTGCTCAAAATGACCCATGACTCATCATATGTCACCAGGTCCCATGGTAACAAAGATTTTTTATGCAAAACCAATTTTTCTGGTTATAAATATTCCAACTCTAGAATAGACTTCTTTGTTTTCTACTATTATTTTCTGTGGCTAGAAAAATTCTTGAGATATTATTACATTCATCCAAAACAAAATCCGAAATAGAAAATCACAAAGACTAAGACATACACAAAGATCTGAAATCGGGAACTTTATTACATTAActtgtttttcttaaataaaaataaataaaatctagaaagaaaaaaaaaaacaacccaaTTGGAAAAATGGTAACTTGAAATTGGTAGATAAATCATTTGATTGGACACGTGGCAATGCAAGAAAGAAGTCATTCCTCGAGATAAAGCACAAGTAGTCGACCAATGACTAAAATGGCCACAAATGATAAGACTTTCTTTAGTAAGATGTAAAAACGGCTTGGATGCCTCACTTTTATGAGGACCTCACTTGTAGTTGTACCCTTCTTTACATGGCATTTTCCTACAcataataaaatgaataaataaatgaactCATAAAGACATTTCTAAATCAATAATAgtgatttatttcttcttaaaaaaaataataaaatgacttgataagtgagtgagtgagtgaggtACCTTTTTTTTGGTTGTAGTCTTCCCATCTAAATTCCTCATGAGACTTATGTTGGTAAAAAGGCATGCTTGATATTGAGTTAAGAAGCTCTTTTACTTCAAAACAATTTGGTCCATCTATCTCTTTAAGCTCCAAGAAAGATTTGTGTCCACACCTATTGCAAAAATGTTGTATGGGCATGGAACTCATGGGGTGATCTAGATGTTGAGAATGTTGACTATTGAAGAAAAGTGGTTGACCATGACCATGATAATTAGGACTAGTACTACTACTACGAAAGTTaaagctgttgggttttatgccctaaataaaactcatttcaatataatcagatttacttattaatatagatcagaaataacatttaatgttgcatggttcacatgatttatttcatgattatatgtacataatgtataaattcatctgaaacccttttcacatacttgatcctgtttattgtgccgtcaacacattggaaagtaaacatgactatgtgaataaagtttcctagatttatcagacacagggttttactgatatgataatctacaacagagtttacttgtatttggagaaatactatgttctttccagaacattggttaaagtaaagctcaggttggatgcatggagtatgcatcggaagggaccgatattgaactttgacttagatttattaaacttaccgtaatatctattcaagtcaatatcgcctaagttgatcctagatcaaatgatcttaatcctgatatgattaggc is a window from the Cannabis sativa cultivar Pink pepper isolate KNU-18-1 chromosome 1, ASM2916894v1, whole genome shotgun sequence genome containing:
- the LOC133033611 gene encoding uncharacterized protein LOC133033611; its protein translation is MSSMPIQHFCNRCGHKSFLELKEIDGPNCFEVKELLNSISSMPFYQHKSHEEFRWEDYNQKKGKCHVKKGTTTSEVLIKVRHPSRFYILLKKVLSFVAILVIGRLLVLYLEE